The sequence GAAAATAAAGGATGTGGAAATTTTATTCTTATAAGGTATGAGCTTTAATCTCTTTCCCCTTTCAGCTCTGAGCCTTGAGCTTCAGATTCATAAGGGGCTGGGACCAGGTTTGTTAGAATCGGTTTACGAGGTGGTTTTAGCGCATGCATTAAAGAGCAGAGGATTGAAGGTTGACAGGCAGGTGCCTGTGGCAATCTCTTTGTCATCCCATCAAATCGGGATCGTGTACCAAGACAGCATGAG is a genomic window of Syntrophales bacterium containing:
- a CDS encoding GxxExxY protein, which translates into the protein MSFNLFPLSALSLELQIHKGLGPGLLESVYEVVLAHALKSRGLKVDRQVPVAISLSSHQIGIVYQDSMRITNPLFNLRKSA